From a single Larus michahellis chromosome 18, bLarMic1.1, whole genome shotgun sequence genomic region:
- the VAT1 gene encoding synaptic vesicle membrane protein VAT-1 homolog: MSAEPAPAAAAAPPSAEQAPGPEPPAGGEEAAEHRALVLTGFGGYEKVKVQARRGGGPRPGEVSVRVRACGLNFADLMARQGLYDRLPPPPVCPGMECAGTVRAIGDGVGDRQVGDKVMVLARSGLWQEVVNVPAGQTFLMPEGMSFEEAAALLVNYITAYMILFDFGNLRPNQSVLIHMAAGGVGTAAIQLCKTVENVTIFGTASASKHEALKESGVAHPIDYRTMDYAEEVRKISPKGVDIVLDPLGGSDTSKAFNLLKPMGKLITYGVANLLTGQKKNLMAMAKTWWNQFSINALQLLHHNKAVCGYHLGYMDEEFELVGGVVAKLINLYSQGKIKPKIDSVWPFDQVADAMRQMQEKKNVGKVILVPEAPKEESKKEEN; this comes from the exons ATGTCCGCCgagcccgccccggccgccgccgccgcccccccctccgccgaGCAGGCCCCCGGCCCCGAGCCGCCGGCGGGCGGCGAGGAGGCGGCGGAGCACCGGGCGCTGGTGCTGACGGGCTTCGGCGGCTACGAGAAGGTGAAGGTGCAGGCGCGGCGtggcggcggcccccggcccggcgAGGTCTCGGTGCGGGTCCGCGCCTGCGGCCTCAACTTCGCCGACCTGATGGCACGGCAGGGGCTGTACGaccggctgccgccgccgcccgtctGCCCCGGCATGGAGTGCGCCGGTACCGTCCGCGCCATCGGCGACGGCGTCGGCGACCGACAG GTTGGCGATAAGGTGATGGTCCTGGCTAGGTCAGGGCTCTGGCAAGAAGTTGTGAACGTGCCGGCTGGTCAGACTTTCCTGATGCCTGAGGGGATGAGCTTCGAGGAAGCGGCTGCTCTTCTTGTCAACTACATCACTGCCTACATGATCCTGTTTGACTTCGGAAACCTGAGACCCAACCAGAGTGTCCTCATTCACATGGCTGCAG gtGGTGTGGGAACCGCTGCCATCCAGCTGTGCAAGACTGTAGAAAATGTCACCATTTTTGGCACAGCATCTGCCTCCAAGCATGAGGCGCTCAAGGAGAGTGGAGTCGCTCACCCTATTGACTACAGAACGATGGATTACGCAGAGGAGGTCCGGAAAATCTCTCCCAAAG GTGTTGACATTGTCCTGGACCCCCTGGGAGGATCCGATACATCCAAAGCATTTAACCTGTTGAAGCCGATGGGCAAACTCATCACTTACG gGGTAGCAAACCTGCTCACGGGGCAGAAGAAGAACCTCATGGCTATGGCTAAAACCTGGTGGAACCAGTTCAGCATCAATGCCTTGCAGCTCCTACACCATAACAAGGCTGTGTGTGGCTACCACCTTGGCTATATGGATGAAGAATTTGAGCTCGTCGGAGGCGTTGTAGCCAAGCTGATTAACCTCTATAGTCAAGGCAAAATCAAGCCCAAAATAGACTCTGTATGGCCCTTTGATCAG gtggCAGATGCCATGAGGCAGATGCAAGAGAAGAAGAATGTTGGAAAAGTCATCCTGGTTCCTGAAGCACCCAAGGAAGAATCCAAAAAAGAAGAGAACTAA